From a single Deltaproteobacteria bacterium genomic region:
- a CDS encoding lipid-A-disaccharide synthase N-terminal domain-containing protein: MRFLIQWVVSEKKGKSVIPIYFWYLSLLGGLTLLTYAIHIKDPVFIV; encoded by the coding sequence ATGAGGTTCCTGATCCAGTGGGTTGTCTCGGAGAAGAAGGGAAAAAGCGTCATCCCCATCTACTTTTGGTACCTCAGCCTTCTAGGAGGTTTGACCCTCTTGACCTATGCAATCCATATCAAAGATCCCGTCTTCATCGT